Proteins co-encoded in one Bacteroidota bacterium genomic window:
- a CDS encoding response regulator transcription factor yields the protein MPCILIADDHVIIRRGLVFLLDSNFGQFEIVEAESTTEIFPLLKKHAFTHLILDMQLQDGNVMEIFGELRKEYPNIKILIYTMSPEDIFGRRMIQMGADGFLSKLSPEPEVLTALRMFLDGKKYLSSNLNDIIETHKNPKTRLQKSPFEQLSTRETAVLIRLLKGQGVKEISRELDIKSSTAATFKARLFDKLGVSNIIDLQNLAQMYNV from the coding sequence ATGCCTTGTATTTTAATAGCCGACGATCATGTTATCATTCGAAGGGGTTTAGTATTTCTTTTAGATTCAAACTTTGGACAGTTTGAAATTGTTGAAGCGGAATCAACTACTGAAATATTTCCGCTGTTAAAAAAGCATGCTTTTACTCATTTAATTTTAGACATGCAATTGCAGGATGGTAATGTTATGGAAATTTTTGGTGAGTTGCGAAAAGAATATCCAAACATTAAGATTTTAATCTATACCATGAGCCCTGAAGATATTTTTGGCCGGCGTATGATACAAATGGGGGCAGATGGATTCTTAAGCAAGTTAAGTCCTGAACCGGAAGTATTAACTGCTTTAAGAATGTTTTTAGATGGTAAAAAATACCTAAGCTCAAACCTCAACGATATTATTGAAACACATAAAAATCCAAAAACACGTTTACAAAAATCTCCTTTCGAACAACTTTCTACTCGTGAAACTGCTGTATTAATAAGGCTTTTAAAAGGGCAAGGTGTAAAGGAAATATCGCGCGAACTGGATATTAAAAGTTCAACTGCTGCAACTTTTAAAGCGCGCTTGTTCGATAAATTAGGTGTTTCAAATATTATTGATCTGCAAAATCTGGCTCAGATGTACAATGTTTGA